In one Ictalurus furcatus strain D&B chromosome 10, Billie_1.0, whole genome shotgun sequence genomic region, the following are encoded:
- the LOC128613513 gene encoding uncharacterized protein LOC128613513 isoform X2: MDYLFNRNFLLLLTVGAIINARVQGTLIEPEVPKMVKACTGSHTTISCTFHTDVKGLKVTWYFDKTSDFNDRKKIKELHSPPGSHVSHYHEENGRTASYLTIRNVTLNDSGWYFCQVTQDIPILISNLSNGSELVISPPTECNVEDHTTNSSTIYASEPPNASPWWLWVAVAGGCVLIITAAITTTVICRRKKEAPVYENTKEASKRHWKEDKYLHHGMPSKGYSHKQMDTLKPHKHEYVHNGRKPSPKL; encoded by the exons ATGGACTACTTATTCAACAGGAATTTTCTGCTATTGCTCACAG TGGGAGCCATAATTAACGCCAGAGTTCAGGGGACACTTATCGAACCTGAGGTCCCAAAGATGGTTAAAGCATGTACAGGATCACACACAACCATCAGCTGCACGTTTCACACAGATGTTAAAGGGCTCAAAGTGACCTGGTATTTTGACAAAACTTCTGACTTTAATGACCGTAAGAAGATTAAAGAACTCCACTCACCACCTGGCTCCCATGTGAGTCATTACCATGAAGAGAACGGACGCACTGCTTCATATTTGACCATTCGAAATGTTACTTTAAATGACAGTGGATGGTACTTTTGTCAGGTCACACAGGATATTCCTATACTCATAAGTAACCTCAGCAATGGATCTGAACTGGTCATTT CTCCTCCCACAGAGTGTAATGTTGAGGACCATACAACAAATTCTTCTACGATTTATG cATCTGAACCTCCAAATGCTTCTCCTTGGTGGCTCTGGGTAGCTGTGGCAGGGGGCTGTGTTTTGATTATAACAGCTGCGATCACCACAACTGTCAtatgcagaagaaaaaaag AGGCCCCTGTTTATGAGAACACAAAAGAAGCATCAAAGAGACACTGGAAAGAAGATAAATACCTTCACCATGGCATGCCATCAAAAGGATATTCACATAAACAAATGGATACTCTAAAACCACACAAACATGAATATGTTCACAACGGTAGAAAACCGAGCCCAAAATTATAA
- the LOC128613513 gene encoding uncharacterized protein LOC128613513 isoform X1 produces the protein MDYLFNRNFLLLLTVGAIINARVQGTLIEPEVPKMVKACTGSHTTISCTFHTDVKGLKVTWYFDKTSDFNDRKKIKELHSPPGSHVSHYHEENGRTASYLTIRNVTLNDSGWYFCQVTQDIPILISNLSNGSELVISPPTECNVEDHTTNSSTIYDSPTDSNLEDSTKNSTTTYASEPPNASPWWLWVAVAGGCVLIITAAITTTVICRRKKEAPVYENTKEASKRHWKEDKYLHHGMPSKGYSHKQMDTLKPHKHEYVHNGRKPSPKL, from the exons ATGGACTACTTATTCAACAGGAATTTTCTGCTATTGCTCACAG TGGGAGCCATAATTAACGCCAGAGTTCAGGGGACACTTATCGAACCTGAGGTCCCAAAGATGGTTAAAGCATGTACAGGATCACACACAACCATCAGCTGCACGTTTCACACAGATGTTAAAGGGCTCAAAGTGACCTGGTATTTTGACAAAACTTCTGACTTTAATGACCGTAAGAAGATTAAAGAACTCCACTCACCACCTGGCTCCCATGTGAGTCATTACCATGAAGAGAACGGACGCACTGCTTCATATTTGACCATTCGAAATGTTACTTTAAATGACAGTGGATGGTACTTTTGTCAGGTCACACAGGATATTCCTATACTCATAAGTAACCTCAGCAATGGATCTGAACTGGTCATTT CTCCTCCCACAGAGTGTAATGTTGAGGACCATACAACAAATTCTTCTACGATTTATG ATTCACCCACAGACAGTAATTTGGAGGACAGTACAAAAAATTCAACTACAACTTATG cATCTGAACCTCCAAATGCTTCTCCTTGGTGGCTCTGGGTAGCTGTGGCAGGGGGCTGTGTTTTGATTATAACAGCTGCGATCACCACAACTGTCAtatgcagaagaaaaaaag AGGCCCCTGTTTATGAGAACACAAAAGAAGCATCAAAGAGACACTGGAAAGAAGATAAATACCTTCACCATGGCATGCCATCAAAAGGATATTCACATAAACAAATGGATACTCTAAAACCACACAAACATGAATATGTTCACAACGGTAGAAAACCGAGCCCAAAATTATAA
- the LOC128613513 gene encoding uncharacterized protein LOC128613513 isoform X3: MDYLFNRNFLLLLTVGAIINARVQGTLIEPEVPKMVKACTGSHTTISCTFHTDVKGLKVTWYFDKTSDFNDRKKIKELHSPPGSHVSHYHEENGRTASYLTIRNVTLNDSGWYFCQVTQDIPILISNLSNGSELVISPPTECNVEDHTTNSSTIYDSPTDSNLEDSTKNSTTTYASEPPNASPWWLWVAVAGGCVLIITAAITTTVICRRKKGAKTSIHGPCL; the protein is encoded by the exons ATGGACTACTTATTCAACAGGAATTTTCTGCTATTGCTCACAG TGGGAGCCATAATTAACGCCAGAGTTCAGGGGACACTTATCGAACCTGAGGTCCCAAAGATGGTTAAAGCATGTACAGGATCACACACAACCATCAGCTGCACGTTTCACACAGATGTTAAAGGGCTCAAAGTGACCTGGTATTTTGACAAAACTTCTGACTTTAATGACCGTAAGAAGATTAAAGAACTCCACTCACCACCTGGCTCCCATGTGAGTCATTACCATGAAGAGAACGGACGCACTGCTTCATATTTGACCATTCGAAATGTTACTTTAAATGACAGTGGATGGTACTTTTGTCAGGTCACACAGGATATTCCTATACTCATAAGTAACCTCAGCAATGGATCTGAACTGGTCATTT CTCCTCCCACAGAGTGTAATGTTGAGGACCATACAACAAATTCTTCTACGATTTATG ATTCACCCACAGACAGTAATTTGGAGGACAGTACAAAAAATTCAACTACAACTTATG cATCTGAACCTCCAAATGCTTCTCCTTGGTGGCTCTGGGTAGCTGTGGCAGGGGGCTGTGTTTTGATTATAACAGCTGCGATCACCACAACTGTCAtatgcagaagaaaaaaaggtgcTAAAACTTCTATTCATG GCCCCTGTTTATGA